One segment of Capnocytophaga sp. oral taxon 878 DNA contains the following:
- a CDS encoding methyltransferase, with protein MNLTSDLKKKYTTDKKTAFEAQRLAQEIAFAPVAFQISRLMVKLGVMKALEDAPNGLTMEEVAEVTGLSRYAVQILLEASVSVGTVMVKEDRFVQTKAGWFLLNDRATRVNMEFIQEVCYEGLNHLEEALAEGKPAGLKVFGNWSTIYEGLSSLPKTVQEKWFAFDHYYSDVSFADALEIIFRRDVKTFLDVGGNTGRFALKCVNFAKGVKVTVMDLPQQIELMRANIAGKEGAERIDGYGANLLDDSVAFPTGFDVIWMSQFLDCFSPDEVTSILKRAAAAMTPNTELYILEAYWDRQEHETGAYCLNLISVYFTAMANGNSKMYYSPDMEACIKAAGLKLVATYDNLGKANSHTLFKVMKQ; from the coding sequence ATGAATTTAACTTCTGACTTAAAAAAGAAATATACTACTGATAAAAAAACTGCTTTTGAAGCACAACGCTTGGCTCAGGAAATAGCGTTTGCCCCTGTGGCTTTCCAGATTTCACGCTTGATGGTAAAACTGGGGGTGATGAAGGCTTTGGAAGACGCTCCTAATGGACTTACTATGGAGGAAGTGGCTGAGGTTACTGGCTTAAGCCGTTACGCTGTACAGATATTGCTGGAGGCATCGGTATCGGTGGGGACGGTAATGGTGAAGGAAGACAGGTTTGTGCAAACAAAAGCGGGGTGGTTTTTGCTAAATGATCGTGCTACACGTGTGAATATGGAGTTTATTCAGGAGGTATGTTACGAGGGACTGAACCACTTAGAGGAGGCTCTTGCTGAGGGTAAACCTGCTGGTCTGAAGGTGTTTGGCAACTGGAGCACTATATATGAGGGGCTTTCGTCTTTACCTAAGACGGTGCAAGAAAAGTGGTTTGCGTTTGACCATTACTACTCGGACGTATCATTTGCTGATGCTTTGGAGATTATATTTAGGCGTGATGTGAAGACATTTTTGGATGTGGGAGGTAATACTGGTAGGTTTGCCTTAAAGTGTGTGAACTTTGCTAAAGGAGTGAAGGTGACTGTGATGGATTTGCCCCAACAAATAGAACTAATGCGAGCTAATATTGCTGGCAAGGAGGGTGCAGAACGCATTGATGGTTATGGGGCTAACTTATTGGATGATAGTGTTGCTTTTCCTACTGGTTTTGATGTGATATGGATGAGTCAGTTTTTGGATTGCTTTTCTCCTGATGAAGTAACTAGCATTTTGAAGCGGGCTGCAGCGGCAATGACCCCAAATACAGAACTATATATACTGGAGGCATATTGGGATAGGCAGGAACACGAAACGGGGGCTTATTGCCTTAACCTAATAAGTGTTTACTTTACTGCTATGGCTAATGGTAATAGCAAGATGTACTACTCGCCTGATATGGAAGCCTGCATTAAGGCTGCGGGCTTAAAGTTGGTGGCTACTTATGACAACTTGGGTAAAGCTAATAGCCATACTCTTTTTAAAGTGATGAAACAATGA
- a CDS encoding NAD kinase yields MKIAIYIRQHSADSEEIMAQLHKLLLPTDVVQIINDSSDGLGSDTEVVLTIGGDGTLLKGITYIQDLEIPILGINAGRLGFLATAHKDRLAEVVRQLRTGEYEIVERSVIEAVYSDTGEPVDEVNFALNEISVTRKNTASMITIDTELGGEFLSSYWADGLIIATPTGSTGYSLSCGGPVIVPTAKNLVITPIAPHNLNARPLVIPEDTEVKLTVSGREQKYLLSMDSHIKTMPNERSISIRKAPFVVKMICLKGDSFVKTLRNKLLWGEDKRNK; encoded by the coding sequence ATGAAGATAGCTATATATATACGTCAGCATTCGGCTGATAGTGAAGAAATTATGGCGCAACTGCACAAGCTACTGTTACCTACAGATGTGGTGCAGATTATTAATGATAGTTCGGATGGACTAGGTAGTGATACGGAGGTTGTGCTGACCATAGGAGGTGATGGTACCTTACTGAAAGGGATTACGTATATACAGGATTTGGAAATTCCTATTTTGGGTATCAATGCTGGAAGGTTGGGTTTTTTGGCTACTGCACATAAAGATAGATTGGCTGAGGTAGTAAGGCAGCTTAGGACGGGGGAATACGAGATTGTGGAACGCTCGGTTATTGAGGCGGTTTACAGTGATACGGGTGAGCCTGTTGATGAGGTGAATTTTGCGCTGAATGAAATTAGTGTTACGCGGAAGAATACTGCCTCGATGATTACTATTGATACTGAATTGGGTGGTGAGTTTTTGAGTTCGTATTGGGCTGATGGGCTTATTATTGCTACTCCTACGGGCTCGACAGGATACTCATTGAGCTGTGGTGGGCCTGTGATAGTGCCTACGGCTAAAAACTTAGTTATAACGCCTATAGCCCCTCATAACCTTAACGCACGACCACTGGTAATACCTGAAGATACGGAGGTGAAGCTAACAGTATCGGGGAGGGAACAGAAGTATTTGCTATCAATGGATTCGCATATTAAAACGATGCCTAATGAGCGTAGTATCAGTATTAGAAAAGCGCCTTTTGTGGTGAAAATGATATGCCTGAAAGGAGATAGCTTTGTGAAAACCCTTCGCAATAAACTGTTGTGGGGGGAAGATAAAAGGAATAAGTAG
- a CDS encoding UDP-2,3-diacylglucosamine diphosphatase, with translation MLEISLAQDKKIYFASDNHLGAPTAAESKPREARFVQWLDTIKADAGAIFLLGDLFDFWFEYRTVVPKGFVRTLGKLVELRDSGIPIFFFVGNHDLWMDDYFETELGIPVYRSPLPFGCGGKRFLVGHGDGLGPGDKGYKRMKKVFTNGFCKWLFRWLHPDIGVRLAQYLSVKNKLISGDEDVKFLGEDREWLVQYCKRKLETTHYDYFLFGHRHLPMTIKVGEGSTYINTGDWIRYFTYAVFDGKELKLLEHR, from the coding sequence ATGCTTGAGATATCTTTAGCCCAAGATAAGAAAATATATTTTGCTTCGGATAATCATCTTGGAGCTCCTACTGCCGCTGAAAGTAAGCCTCGTGAGGCGCGCTTTGTGCAGTGGCTGGATACTATTAAAGCTGATGCGGGGGCTATCTTTTTGTTAGGGGACTTATTTGACTTTTGGTTTGAATACCGCACTGTAGTACCTAAAGGATTTGTGCGTACCCTTGGTAAACTTGTTGAATTACGCGATAGTGGGATTCCTATCTTCTTTTTTGTGGGAAACCACGATTTGTGGATGGATGATTATTTTGAAACTGAACTTGGCATACCTGTATACCGCTCTCCCCTACCCTTTGGGTGTGGTGGAAAGCGTTTTTTGGTGGGGCATGGTGATGGTTTGGGTCCTGGTGATAAGGGGTATAAACGGATGAAAAAGGTGTTCACTAATGGTTTTTGTAAGTGGCTTTTCCGGTGGCTTCACCCTGATATTGGGGTGCGATTGGCGCAGTATTTATCGGTGAAAAACAAGCTTATATCGGGGGATGAGGATGTGAAGTTTTTGGGGGAAGATAGGGAGTGGCTTGTGCAGTACTGCAAACGGAAACTAGAAACAACGCATTATGACTACTTTTTGTTTGGGCATAGGCATTTGCCTATGACGATAAAGGTTGGGGAGGGTAGTACTTATATAAATACGGGTGACTGGATTCGGTATTTTACTTATGCTGTTTTTGATGGGAAGGAATTGAAGCTGTTGGAGCATAGATGA